One window of the Rhodococcus sovatensis genome contains the following:
- a CDS encoding MerR family transcriptional regulator, translated as MEYRIDDLAHAAGTTTRNVRAYRERGLLPPPEKRGRIGIYDDVHLARLRLIDLLLQRGFTTSHISDFITGWENGKDLAEVLGLQNAVTQQWSNDEVVEIPLGMVNEFLGDSDQLTGSDQLTRLQALGLARVDGDTCIFTDPKLLSGFSSLAEYGFTIGQLIDVHERIHAAVDGIAKDMIGTAKNHIVDLHGEGWLPGDDEVGATTDMLVKMRELAVHSVTAILARTLDENLQNELGDYLTTALQNRSDRETRP; from the coding sequence GTGGAGTATCGGATCGACGATCTTGCCCATGCCGCCGGCACGACCACCCGCAACGTGCGCGCCTACCGCGAACGCGGACTGCTACCTCCGCCCGAAAAGCGCGGACGCATCGGGATCTACGACGACGTTCATCTGGCGAGGCTACGGCTCATCGACCTACTTCTGCAGCGTGGTTTCACTACCTCGCATATCAGCGACTTCATCACCGGCTGGGAGAACGGCAAGGATCTGGCCGAAGTACTCGGCCTCCAGAACGCCGTCACCCAGCAGTGGTCCAACGACGAGGTCGTCGAAATTCCGCTGGGCATGGTCAACGAATTCCTGGGCGACAGTGACCAATTGACCGGCAGTGACCAGTTGACGAGATTGCAGGCGCTAGGCCTCGCCCGCGTCGACGGTGATACCTGCATCTTCACCGATCCGAAACTGCTCAGCGGCTTCTCGTCGTTGGCCGAGTACGGTTTCACCATCGGGCAACTCATCGATGTTCACGAGCGAATCCACGCTGCGGTGGACGGTATTGCAAAAGATATGATCGGCACCGCGAAGAACCACATCGTCGATCTACACGGCGAAGGCTGGTTGCCCGGCGACGACGAGGTCGGCGCAACCACGGACATGCTCGTGAAGATGCGTGAACTCGCGGTCCACTCCGTCACCGCGATCCTCGCCCGCACCCTCGACGAGAACCTGCAGAACGAACTCGGCGACTACCTCACGACCGCTTTGCAGAATAGAAGCGACCGAGAAACTCGTCCTTGA
- a CDS encoding queuosine precursor transporter, with protein MTTTEHTAPDGGTESGQATFAHISRGYYPTIVALFVATLLISNVAASKGVAFFASSDVMLGPLQILPINTDGAFFLFPLAYILGDVLSEVYGFKATRRAIYLGFGSIILAAACFWITIELPSAGFYENQESLETVLGVVPRLVLAGLAGYFVGQMLNSLVLVAIKERTKEKHLWARLIGSTIVGEFFDTLIFCSIAAGVIGITTWADFVNYVIVGFVWKTLVEVLVMPITYRVISYIKKREPSYQESV; from the coding sequence GTGACTACTACCGAACACACCGCCCCCGACGGCGGCACAGAGTCTGGGCAGGCCACGTTCGCCCACATCAGCCGGGGTTACTACCCCACCATCGTCGCGCTGTTCGTCGCGACGCTGCTGATCTCGAATGTGGCCGCCAGCAAAGGTGTCGCCTTCTTCGCCTCGTCCGACGTCATGCTCGGACCGCTACAAATCCTGCCCATCAACACCGACGGCGCGTTCTTCCTCTTCCCTCTCGCCTACATCCTCGGCGACGTGCTCAGCGAGGTCTACGGCTTCAAGGCCACGCGCCGCGCGATCTACCTGGGCTTCGGCTCGATCATTCTCGCCGCAGCGTGCTTCTGGATCACCATCGAGCTGCCGTCCGCGGGTTTCTACGAAAACCAAGAGTCCCTCGAGACCGTCCTCGGCGTCGTCCCTCGGCTGGTTCTCGCCGGTCTCGCCGGGTACTTCGTGGGGCAGATGCTCAATTCGCTCGTCCTCGTCGCCATCAAGGAACGGACCAAGGAAAAGCACCTCTGGGCCCGACTGATCGGCTCGACGATCGTCGGCGAATTCTTCGACACCCTCATCTTCTGCTCCATCGCCGCAGGCGTCATCGGCATCACGACGTGGGCTGACTTCGTCAACTACGTCATCGTCGGGTTCGTGTGGAAAACGCTCGTCGAGGTGCTGGTCATGCCGATCACGTACAGGGTCATCTCGTACATCAAGAAGCGCGAGCCCTCGTACCAGGAGTCCGTCTAG
- a CDS encoding ferritin-like domain-containing protein — translation MAFDFDEMLVKIKDKQWALADIDWDAPGSETIGPELWTKLKPFMSDLMWIENVGARGFAAMAQKAPTDTLKEIYTYFHAEEQKHANAELALMRRWGMLDGDEIPQPNVNVKLVIDWLDKYSDQTSLAVLGTVIPMLEVALDGALVKFIVDEIDDPVCQEVFKRINSDESRHLAVDFQVIELLGHAKMRKIIVETVGAWMNPSLIIGTLRYIPLLNKMRDNIVAMGVDEERLYTAMRRFKKVGERSEYPKRLPMFRFISWHSGVVINRAHPYHKFADALVRVTARYPKRLLRPQPTWSKELTYEPVA, via the coding sequence ATGGCATTCGATTTCGACGAGATGCTCGTCAAGATCAAGGACAAGCAGTGGGCACTGGCCGACATCGACTGGGATGCACCGGGTTCCGAGACAATCGGCCCTGAGCTGTGGACCAAGCTCAAGCCCTTCATGTCCGATCTGATGTGGATAGAGAACGTCGGTGCGCGCGGCTTCGCGGCCATGGCACAGAAGGCCCCAACCGACACCCTCAAGGAGATCTACACCTACTTCCATGCGGAGGAGCAGAAGCATGCCAATGCCGAACTCGCCCTGATGCGCAGGTGGGGAATGCTCGACGGTGACGAGATCCCGCAGCCCAACGTCAATGTCAAGCTCGTGATCGACTGGCTCGACAAGTATTCGGACCAGACCTCACTCGCGGTGCTGGGCACCGTCATCCCGATGCTCGAGGTCGCGCTCGACGGCGCATTGGTGAAATTCATCGTCGACGAGATCGACGACCCGGTCTGTCAGGAGGTCTTCAAGAGAATCAACTCCGACGAATCACGGCATCTCGCAGTTGATTTCCAGGTCATCGAACTTCTCGGTCACGCGAAGATGCGCAAGATCATCGTCGAGACCGTCGGCGCCTGGATGAACCCGTCGTTGATCATCGGCACATTGCGTTACATCCCGTTGCTCAACAAGATGCGCGACAACATCGTCGCGATGGGCGTCGACGAAGAACGTCTCTACACAGCGATGCGACGGTTCAAGAAGGTCGGCGAGCGAAGCGAATACCCCAAACGCCTGCCGATGTTCCGGTTCATCAGTTGGCACTCGGGCGTCGTCATCAACAGGGCACATCCGTACCACAAGTTCGCCGACGCCCTGGTCAGGGTCACCGCCAGGTACCCGAAGAGGCTGCTACGACCCCAGCCGACCTGGTCCAAGGAACTCACCTACGAGCCCGTCGCATGA
- a CDS encoding SDR family NAD(P)-dependent oxidoreductase: MTPSYNARAVVTGAGSGIGRAFALELARRGGEVICADISLPRAEDTVALITATGGTAHPVVCDVALREQVEDLALFAELTFGRAPTLVVNNAGVGIGGKPVGEIGFEDWNWALGINLWGVVHGCETFAPVMKAAGEGGFINVASAAGFAAAPLMAPYNVSKAGVMSLSETMAAELSGTGLRVTVLCPTFVKTNVAVDGRITETGTKLAETLMRKTGFTPEKIAVDTLNKYDRGRLYVVPQIDAKLVWRLKRVAPALYTRVLGLLGRLAPQETTEKVGV, from the coding sequence ATGACTCCGTCCTACAACGCTCGCGCGGTCGTCACCGGCGCCGGCAGCGGCATCGGCCGCGCGTTCGCCCTCGAATTGGCCCGCCGAGGAGGCGAGGTGATCTGCGCGGACATCTCCCTCCCCCGAGCCGAGGACACCGTCGCGCTCATCACCGCCACCGGCGGCACTGCCCACCCCGTCGTCTGCGACGTTGCGCTGCGCGAACAGGTCGAGGACCTCGCACTGTTCGCCGAATTGACCTTCGGCAGAGCGCCCACCCTCGTCGTCAACAACGCGGGCGTCGGCATCGGCGGTAAGCCGGTCGGCGAGATCGGCTTCGAGGACTGGAACTGGGCCCTGGGTATCAACCTCTGGGGTGTCGTGCACGGGTGTGAAACCTTCGCCCCGGTCATGAAAGCCGCAGGCGAGGGGGGCTTCATCAACGTCGCGTCGGCTGCAGGGTTCGCCGCCGCTCCCCTCATGGCGCCCTACAACGTGAGCAAAGCCGGCGTCATGTCCCTGTCCGAGACCATGGCTGCCGAGCTCTCCGGCACCGGCCTGAGAGTCACAGTGTTGTGCCCGACATTCGTCAAAACCAATGTCGCAGTCGACGGCCGAATTACCGAAACAGGTACGAAGCTGGCCGAAACTCTCATGCGCAAGACGGGTTTCACACCGGAGAAGATCGCCGTGGACACCCTGAACAAGTACGACCGAGGACGCCTCTACGTCGTCCCGCAGATCGACGCAAAGCTCGTGTGGCGCCTCAAACGCGTCGCACCAGCGCTGTACACCAGAGTGCTCGGGCTACTGGGACGCCTCGCACCGCAGGAAACCACCGAAAAGGTAGGAGTCTGA
- the tgt gene encoding tRNA guanosine(34) transglycosylase Tgt, protein MSAPNDPFFSIDTRLDDRLGRTGTIHTPHGDIATPAFIAVGTKATVKAVLPEAMKELGAQAVLANAYHLYLQPGSDIVDEAGGLGKFMNWNGPTFTDSGGFQVMSLGVGFKKVISMDATRVESDDVIAEGKERLAHVDDDGVTFKSHLDGSSHRFTPEVSMQIQHQLGADIMFAFDELTTLMNTRGYQEMSVDRTQAWAQRCVLEHERLTAERVGKPYQALFGVVQGAQYEDLRRKAAHDLETITGETGRGFDGYGIGGALEKQNLGTITRWVNEELPEHKPRHMLGISEPDDFFTAIENGADTFDCVNPSRVARNAAIYVPTGRFNINTAKHRRDFTPIDENCDCYTCAHYTRAYIHHLFKAKEMLASTLCTIHNERFTVKLVDDIRESIQQNSFHEFKDEFLGRFYSAKRS, encoded by the coding sequence GTGAGCGCTCCGAACGACCCCTTCTTCAGCATCGACACCCGGCTCGACGACCGACTCGGCCGCACCGGGACGATCCACACCCCGCACGGCGACATCGCGACTCCAGCGTTCATTGCCGTCGGCACCAAGGCGACGGTCAAAGCGGTCTTGCCCGAGGCGATGAAGGAACTCGGCGCACAGGCTGTGCTCGCCAACGCCTACCACCTCTACCTGCAGCCCGGGTCCGACATCGTGGACGAGGCAGGCGGTCTCGGGAAATTCATGAACTGGAACGGCCCGACGTTCACCGACAGCGGCGGCTTCCAGGTCATGTCGCTCGGCGTCGGATTCAAGAAAGTCATCTCCATGGACGCCACCCGAGTCGAGTCCGACGACGTCATCGCCGAAGGCAAGGAGCGGCTCGCGCACGTCGACGACGACGGGGTCACATTCAAATCGCATCTCGACGGGTCCAGTCACCGGTTCACACCCGAGGTGTCGATGCAGATTCAGCACCAGCTGGGCGCCGACATCATGTTTGCGTTCGACGAGCTGACGACTCTGATGAACACCCGTGGCTACCAGGAGATGTCGGTGGACCGGACACAGGCATGGGCACAAAGGTGCGTCCTCGAGCACGAAAGATTGACCGCCGAACGCGTCGGGAAGCCGTATCAGGCACTGTTCGGCGTGGTGCAGGGCGCTCAGTACGAGGATCTACGACGCAAGGCCGCGCACGATCTGGAGACCATCACCGGTGAGACCGGGCGAGGTTTCGACGGCTACGGCATCGGCGGAGCTCTCGAGAAGCAGAACCTCGGCACGATCACCCGCTGGGTGAACGAGGAACTGCCGGAACACAAACCGCGACACATGCTCGGCATCAGCGAGCCCGACGACTTCTTCACCGCTATCGAGAACGGCGCAGACACCTTCGACTGCGTCAATCCCTCCCGAGTGGCCCGCAATGCGGCGATCTACGTCCCCACCGGACGGTTCAACATCAACACCGCGAAGCATCGACGCGACTTCACTCCGATCGACGAGAACTGCGACTGCTACACGTGTGCTCACTACACCAGGGCGTACATCCATCACTTGTTCAAGGCCAAGGAAATGCTGGCGTCGACACTGTGCACCATTCACAACGAACGTTTCACCGTGAAGCTGGTCGACGACATCCGAGAGTCGATCCAGCAGAACAGTTTCCACGAATTCAAGGACGAGTTTCTCGGTCGCTTCTATTCTGCAAAGCGGTCGTGA
- a CDS encoding NAD(P)/FAD-dependent oxidoreductase translates to MSEPLSVAIIGGGFAGIGAAIRLKQKRIDCIAIFERGREPGGTWRDNTYPGAACDIPSRLYSYSFAPNPDWSHTYSGSAEILQYIERMVDDFGLRPLFNFGHNVSGVRWDENASVWEISFDGHPPVRARAVVMASGPLANVSFPSIRGLDTYEGHKIHSARWDHDYDFTDKKVAVVGTGASGVQIVPELVKVARSVKVYQRTPGWALPRTNFATRQATKDVYRRFPATQSLARNAWFWGHESVALGVVWNSPLTRVVEAVGKLHLRRQVKDPWLRRQLTPDFRAGCKRLLMTSDFYPALQKDNCTLVTWPIARISPKGIRTVEGIEHQADVIVFATGFDVSKTGTPVPISGRDGRILADEWSTGARAYKSIAVSGYPNMYFTFGPNSGPGHSSALVYMEAQIDYLVDAISYALARNSILDVREDRQREYNVDLQRRLQKTTWNSGCSSWYLTEDGFNATMFPGFASQYVGQLKSVDYDDYTTSEYRPAEQIELTATV, encoded by the coding sequence ATGAGCGAGCCACTGTCAGTAGCCATCATCGGTGGCGGCTTCGCCGGTATCGGCGCCGCAATCCGTTTGAAGCAGAAGCGAATCGACTGCATCGCCATCTTCGAGCGTGGACGTGAGCCGGGCGGAACGTGGCGAGACAATACCTATCCCGGCGCGGCATGCGACATCCCGTCGCGGCTGTATTCGTACAGCTTCGCGCCGAACCCTGATTGGTCACATACATATTCGGGCAGCGCTGAGATCTTGCAGTACATCGAACGGATGGTCGACGACTTCGGTCTCCGCCCGCTGTTCAACTTCGGTCACAACGTATCCGGTGTGCGCTGGGACGAGAACGCATCGGTGTGGGAGATATCGTTCGACGGCCATCCTCCGGTGCGAGCCCGCGCCGTCGTCATGGCGTCGGGACCTCTTGCGAACGTGAGCTTCCCGTCGATCCGTGGCCTCGACACCTACGAGGGCCACAAGATTCACAGTGCGCGTTGGGATCACGACTACGACTTCACCGACAAGAAGGTCGCCGTCGTCGGGACCGGGGCCTCGGGAGTACAGATCGTGCCGGAACTGGTGAAGGTGGCCCGGTCCGTCAAGGTCTACCAGCGCACCCCCGGATGGGCGTTGCCACGCACCAACTTCGCAACACGGCAGGCCACCAAGGACGTCTATCGCCGCTTCCCCGCCACCCAGTCCCTCGCCCGCAACGCCTGGTTCTGGGGCCACGAATCGGTCGCACTCGGTGTGGTGTGGAATTCGCCGCTGACTCGCGTCGTGGAAGCCGTCGGGAAACTGCATCTACGACGCCAGGTCAAGGACCCCTGGTTACGACGTCAACTCACCCCGGATTTCAGGGCCGGCTGCAAGCGTCTGCTGATGACCAGTGACTTCTACCCGGCTCTGCAGAAGGACAATTGCACGCTCGTGACCTGGCCCATTGCGCGGATCTCACCAAAGGGAATTCGAACGGTGGAAGGAATCGAGCACCAGGCCGACGTCATCGTGTTCGCGACGGGATTCGACGTGTCGAAGACCGGCACACCGGTCCCGATTTCCGGTCGCGATGGCCGCATCCTCGCGGACGAATGGAGTACAGGCGCACGGGCCTACAAGTCCATCGCTGTCTCCGGCTACCCGAACATGTACTTCACCTTCGGACCCAATTCGGGGCCGGGACACAGCTCGGCGTTGGTCTACATGGAGGCGCAAATCGACTATCTCGTTGACGCCATCTCCTACGCGTTGGCTCGAAACTCCATCCTCGATGTCCGTGAGGACCGCCAGCGCGAGTACAACGTCGATCTACAACGACGCTTGCAGAAGACGACCTGGAATTCCGGGTGTTCGAGTTGGTATCTCACCGAAGACGGGTTCAACGCGACGATGTTCCCCGGCTTCGCCAGCCAGTACGTCGGCCAATTGAAGTCGGTGGATTACGACGACTACACCACCAGCGAGTACCGGCCGGCCGAGCAGATCGAGTTGACCGCTACCGTATAG